ATTTTAGTAAATAAATGATATACACACTTTTTGTTCTCTTATGTAACCTAGTTTTTTTAAAGACTGTTTTAGCTAAAATGAttattgagatttgcataacttttcattttggttcctgagattgtccaccatcaatcattttggtatttgtgtgaaatattatgttaaataatgatcaaaataacaaaactacccttaatttaataaacaataggccaaaatgatttgaccaaatttgagggtatttttgctattttatccttattttatgaaaaaatttcatagaatgattaaaatgattgattgtggacaatctcaggaaccaattctatcaatttcaaatcttagagaccaaaatgaggagttatgtAAATCTTAAAAACCATTGTGGCTAAAAAGCATTTTCAAAATAACTAGTTGATCATTTTGTCACGACCGTCAACTCTTCTCAGAGTGGAAGACTCACAAATACACTTCAGCCTCTCAATGGTCACCATTGTGTGATTCAAGAGTGTCAAGAATCGACCTCAAGACATGCCGTGTCCCATCCACTAGGTCACTCCGTGGTGGTTGAAATATTGCTTTGCAAGAAATTTTGTCAATGAAACACAAGCATGTACATCGCGTTTAATAATGCAAGTGGAGGCACTAAATAATATATCATCTCTTCCCCACCTGTATTCCCTACTCTGAGTTTTCTCTTTGCTTTGCATTTTTGTGATGCTCCATCTTACAAGTCATTACTAGTGAGATCAACATCCAACGATAAAGTTGATGGGATTACATTACTTGCTGGGTAAAGGAATCATAGCCCAAAAAGCTTTGCTTTTTCAAGTACCCACAAAAGACCAAACTATACATTTGTCATTTGGGAAAAGATGCACGCACTATTCTTCCTAACCTTTTCTCTTCTCCTATTTTCCCCTCTCTAATTAGTCCATCAACATCACAATTTTCTTCTCTACACTCCAAGACTTGGATCATTTCtttcttgagctgattctttgtgAAATTCACCGTTCTTTTGACTGAGAAGTCCACTTCCTTCTGCATCAAAGCTAGCATGAACGCTATAGAACACATACACGAGCACCGTAACTCCCGAAAAGACCCCGAACCTCACATAggatggcttgtccatggaccCCAACAAAAATATGTTCAAGAAGATGGAGATGGATGGCATCCATGGCATCAAGGGGACGCCCCAATATTCCGGCTTTCTCACTTGTGGAACCTGGTAATGGAAAATTTGCAGCATTGAAACCGCAATTGCTGCGGTGACAACAAGCATGAAGGCTTTCAGCTTCCCTGGTGGTGCGAAATGCCAGATGAAGACGAAGATGATAGAGGTGAGGGATAATGAGCACAGGAATGATAATGTAGGTCGTGGATTGGTCGTCCCCACCACGACATAGCGCCTAAAAATCACAGCGTTGGCCACCATGTAGAAAACAAATAGCGTCCCGATGGATACAAGGTTGAGAAGGACATTCAGATCCGTGAAAAGCGCAATTGCGGCTGTCAAGATACCTGAAAGGAACAAGTCACAAATATGTAAGTACGAAAAACATGTTTTCTAAGGCCAgtaactttaatttttttattttttttcattttcgggATTAAGACGAAAAAAACAAAGAGGTGATGGGAGATGAAGATTAGACGAGCAcccacaaaacaaaagcataaATGTGACAAAGAATATGAGAGCCAAGTTGCTGGGCTGAGTGGGATAGCCATTTATACGAAGTTTGACAGGTGAGATtgagagaaaataaaaggtCGTCTTCCATCAATGGCTGCGAGTGCATATGCAGGGATTTTTATCTAGTGAAAATTGAAGATGCATGGTTGGACCAATCTCGACCATTTGACTCACTCGTAACTTGAACATTAAAATCTCCTCCAACGACTTAAAAATCGAACCCGAAAGCGACAGAGATAAAGATAAGAGATGACGATGATGCTAAAGTCAGAATGCCCATGAACATGATAAAGCCTGGCTGCAAAGGTAACTATcaaccatgttttatattagatattgaaaaaagaaaattgatactACGACCAcgagatagatagatagatggATAAATTTATGGAGAGAAATCTGATACGCCCATTGCACTAAAGTTGACAAAAGCAAATTCCATTTCACCCATGCGCACAGCTCGCAGGCGGCTGTAACCAATTGATATGTCACCAAAATATCCTCATCACCAACACCACCAACAAGATTAAACATGCTATGAGACGATGAATAGAATAGAGCGAAACAACAATGTTATGAGAACTTATGACGATAAATACAAAAATTCTATGGAGTTCTAGAGTATGAGATACTTCGATGTTATGTTTTAACAGTTGTCTTGATTTTTTCAATTTCTCGCATACATCAAACAATTCAAACACTCATAGTGTCTTACCGGGTAGATGCGGCAAATCAACACATTGGGTTGTTAACGGATACCCGTTAAGACCCGTTTAATTGATATCACCATAATATAAAAGTGAAATTTATAGTGTTAATAATCGTGTAAGATGAAATCAAACTAAATGAATCTAGTACCCGTTAACAAGTTGATTTGTCACATCTACTTCAGAGGTAGCTTACGCAAATCCCCAATGGATGAATATGACTCACATTGACATCCCTCTTTCCTCATCACATCTTATTTAGATAAACACACAGATTacaggaaggaaggaagaagaagctgcAGTTCTCACACTTTTCGCTGGTGGACAAAAGTAGGATCCTTTTTCACATCATCATTATTTATTATTAGCAACAACAAGTATTTAGGGTTTAAGTGGGCCACGCAATTCCCAACCATAGGAGGACTCACTAAACCCTACACCAACAGCTGATAATTTCCTACGTGTGCATCTTACCAGCCACGCACTAAGGAAATTTTTAGTTGGGACAGTAACACGTATAGTACActgtgtttttatttaaatggtgaaaaatttaacttttaagttattaatctttTCACACATATATCACATTATTTATATAAGGATACGTGATATACCATCTCGTGTAACGGAAAAATCTCTCCACTAATCCTAACGCCTAACTCCACCAATCAGCTGCTGACAAATATACTTATAAAATCCGCCAACTCATCACTCGGTCGATACTAGaactttttttggtcaaaagaagATGAGCCAAAACAAAACGGACGGTCCGCCGGTCGGCCGTGGAAAACGGAAACGGTTCAAATGGACCCCACCACAGAATTAGTTCGAAACGCCCGGAAGAAACCTCCTCCTTCGCATGGGGCAATGTGCGCGCACAGCAAACAACACACGCATTGCACGCAAACACATTAACTCTCACATTGATTGATAAACACGAAAAGAAAGCGTTATATTATTACCATTATCGACTGACACATTATCACAACCACCATAAATTtaatggatttggatcctctcatgTGAGCTTAGAAAGCTGGGACTTTTAAGTAAGATACGGATCGTTAGATTTTAattcaacggttataattattataatttttaaagaatTTCTTTATTTGTAAAATCTAACGGCATATGCCCTTTGCTCAAAAGACTCAGTCTCATAAGCTCAAAAGATGatccaaatccaaatttaaTAAGAGAAATGCTAATAATAAGACtcttaaaaatgtaaaaatgttACTTTTACCAATTATTTGTAACATCATGTATTAGAAAGATGAGACCATATGCGTTGACAGATCCTTCCTCTATTATAGAGACATTACAAATAAATAGTAAATGTATCATTACTTCTTaaaatagaaaatgaaaaattcTCTATAAACATTTCGTcaccacaattttttttttgcatcatATTTGTAAATTTGGCACGAGAATTATAGCAAAAATCACTTTTTGAGAGTCTCTTTATGCTCATTTAATAAGCATACCTAAATCAAAAATATATGGGAATTGATGATTTAatccttaattaattaaggtGTTTATTTCTTTTAAGAATAAAACCACTAAATGGATAATAAAGAAACAAACCAAcgaaggaggaaaaaaaaaagaaatataaaacttTTGGATAATTAACGTACCGAGAAAAGCGGAGGCGTTGACAGGCGTGGATGTCTTAGGGTGGACCCTAGCGAACCAAGCAGGGACAACCCTGGACCGTCCGATGACACACATGTAACGCGCCTGGCCCAGCATGGATACAAGCAGTGACgttagaattccaaaacttgccCCCACTCCGATCACGTTCGACTCCCACTTCCCTCTGAACGCCGCCGAAAACGGAGCCTCCGGGTCGATCGCGTCGTACGGGAGGAGCTTCGACATGGACGCCGCCATTAAGCAGTAGAGGACGGTGACGAGCAAGACGGAGCCCGACACGCCGATTGGGATGTCCTTAACCGGATTCTTCACCTCTTCCGCCATCGTTGATACAGCGTCGTACCCGATGTAGCTGAGGTAAACCATACTTGCCCCATTGAACACGCCCGAAACCCCGTAAGGAAAAAACCCGGATGGCTGAGCCGGGTCGGCCGGGTGCGTGAAGTTGTTCCAGTCCCCTTTGCAGAATCCAGCGACTATAACAAATGCGATGAAGATTATATGCACCGCCGTCAGCACCATGTTCAAAACAGAGCTCTCCTTCGTACTGTAGCAGATGATGAGCGTAATGGTTAAAACGACGACGACGGCAACGAAGTCGATCTGATCGAATCCGTTGGGGAGTCCGGAGACGGTGAACCTCCATTTGGCGGCGGGGACGCCTATTGCAGAGCCCATGTAGGCGGTGAAGCCCCTTGCGACGGCGGCGTTCGACATTACGTAGTCCATCACCAGGTTCGCTCCTGTTAAAAACGCCGCGAATTCACCTGAGAAACCCAAAcgccaaatcccaaaccaaaaataataaaaataagccAAAGGGGAAAgcatttaagtaattaattattaGAAACATATAGAAAGAAAGAACAGAAGAAAATATCAGAAAGTTTACCGAAGGTGACGCGGAGGTAGCTAAAGGCGCCGCCAGCAACGGGCATGTCGACGGCGAACTCAGTGTAGCAGAAGGCGGAGAGAAGAGCGCAGAATCCGGCAATGGCGTAGGAGATGACGATAGCCGGGCCGGCGTAGAGGCGACTGGCACGACCGGTGGTGACAAAGACGCCAGCACCGACCATCCCGCCGAGGCCCAATCCGACGAGGTCGAACCAGCGGAGCGTCTTCTGCATGTGGGGCCCGGAGCGAGCTCGGACGGCACTCATTTCGTCGTAGGAAGTGGAGACGGAACTGGCCCGGCGAGCGAGGCGGGTAGGTGTGTCAGCCAGGGCTCGGAGGTAGGCCCGGGGGCttgagaaagaggaggaggggcCATGGGGGACTGGGGCACTAATCTCCATTGAGATTTGATGTGGGTTATCTTTCCTTTGGATTTTGAGTGAGGATCGAGTTTCctttatataaataaatgtaaAAGCTTCTGACAGCGGACGGTGATTTTGGATGAAAGACAAGGCAAAGGAGGAAGGCCAAAAGGTTAGCTGACTACTTACTGGTATCAGTATGCGTCATGGGGGTGATGTGATATGGGAATAAGGATCCTCGTCGGATCCTTTTGTGAGGATTTCGAGAACCTGCGTATTTTGTTCGTCTATATCAAGttttcataaattattttaaattttattatttaaaatataaacagtatttaaaattttgaactgcacgatatataataaatggacacgatttatgaatttttaaaagCATCACAAAAGGATCCAGAGAGAATTCGGATTCTTGAAATAAATGGAAAGGCATTTATGCCAATACATCCCTCGTGgatacgattttttatgtatcgGTTCAAATTCTAGCATCTATCTATATAAAGATATGTTAGTTAAAAATTCATACGTTCGaccaaaaaagttaaaaatttaTACGTTCgacaaaaaaagttaaaaatttaTACATTATGACCAAAAAAGTTAAAATTCCATACTAATTAACAAATATATTTTGAACCTAATCAATCAATTATTTTCGTTAATTAGCATATGACAACAAGAAGgccaaactttttatattttggagTACACTCTTTATTAATTAGTTTTATACtgaacctcaacttttttcatAAAATCAGAGTAAGTTGTTTCATATGTAAAACACAACAGTCACATGTGCTCCATGTcatattgtttatgttatttatgtattaggcttgaaaatttgttATACACATAAAAGagcatgttgagaatgaattttACATTATTAGTCCTTTCAAAAACTATTTCGAGGAAGAATCAATTAGTACCGATGGTTAGTATTTTTTGCCCAATTTCTACCGAAATTAATATATATCTCCATCACAACTTACATAAGAATCAACAACCTACTCACATAAAAATCTACATTCATAAATAGTCTAAAATTTGGTACTAAGCAGAATATTCTGCAGCACAATAGACTAGTCAAGTTCACAAATCAACTAAGTACAGATTCGTCAGTTAATCAAATGCAAATCTACGAACCAAACTTAGTTCACTATGAGTTATCTTAGTCACAAATAAGTTCATTGCTCATAATATGCAGTGTAAACTTAGTTTCTAACACATATCAAGTAATAATTCATATGATGCATGAGACACATGCAAGTAAATAAGAAATGTGGACAAGCTTAAGAGATAAAGAACGCAAGAAGTTTTTCGCCAAAAAAACCCACTTCTGGGTTTAAAAACCAGGGACTCTCCATTGGGTCCAGTCCACTAGTGAAAACAAGATTCTTACAAAATAACCACACAAGCTCAATTTCTAGATCCTAATCTAGATAGCAGCTTgtacctttgtgcaaccttgTCTTTCACGAGGTAGACTCCTTCGGTCTTCATGAAGTGGAAGCTCCTTCTAAGCTCTTCACCTTTTGGCACCAAAATTAAATCAACTTATGTCAATGATGTTATGATGAAGTTGATATAAATCTGGATTCCATGTCTAGTCAGTTTCACCAATCAAACACTTGTAAGATGAAACTGACGTGAATCCAAAAAGAGGTCAgtttaaagatttgaaacttgaaaaacttgaccacaaaatttaaaaaaaaaaaccatgaagACAATGTTACCCTAATATGCAATGATTGGATGTTTGATTCATGAACATGGTTTTTTGGCTAGGGTTCTAATGAAGAACACAAGAGGTAGCTCAAAGCTAAAATGAACTATTTTCTGAAAAAGTAAAACTCCTAGCCAAAACAAATGAGcttgtaaaacgaatttaagcAAGCAATTTCAAAGATAGATTTAGAACTATTCGATAAAGAACATTACCCACGCTCCTAGGAGATTCGAGATGGAGATGAAGAataaagctttaaaaaaaattccaatctcaaaccccaaaaacaaaatgaacCCTAGATTGATCTTTTAAAGAGGATTTGATGTTCGAACATAAAGGGGACCAGAAAAACCACATGTCATGTGCAAAATCAATCTGGAAAGATCTATGGTTGAAAAACACTCTTGGGGAAGAAACTGTCAGAAAGCCCATGTGGGTTATCTAAAAGTGTGTGCCCAAGCATGAAAGCAGCGAGAAGTTTTGACTAGACAAAATGAACTAGAAATAAtggcatgaaatgcatatgtatgaacaaacctttgatgagagAAGTTAAGCTCTTGAAATGATATTTCAGCAGCATAATCCCGAAAGGAGCATTTTAACCCTAAAACTAACTAGAGCATGTGTGGtacaatttacaacatttaacaaagaaaGCCAAACAATAAAACTAGACTTCACATAGTCGAAGCCTATACTCTCGATAACTTACTCAGAGAGTCATAGACGCTTTGTAAGTACTATCCCCCTCCTCCTTACTACACCTAAATTTTGGAAATACACAAATTCCATCCATTCTCATTACATTGATTGCAATTAGATTGCAATTAGTTCGTtactttcttctttgtttttcttttctttttgtagtTTACCTTTtcctcattttcttttgtttaaaaaataattaatgtttTGAAAGCAGATGATTATGGGCTGGGttggggttgaggtgattttttttaaagcagcTTTAAAAAAGCTAAGGTTAgaatagtgtttggtaaaaagCAAGGAagctattttttttcaaaattgtgaatcattggcaaaaaaaaaaaaaaaaaaaaaaaaaaaaaagcaactcAGACTATGCTTATTTTCAAAGCATGCAAGTGAACAATGCctctttaatgaaattttcaaacaacAAGCATACCCccacatattttacaaaattacagtATTTGCCTACTTTACTTACTTCATCTTTTTTGCCTAATTTAGATAGGCAAAACCCATACAATCTTCTTCGCCCAATTTTCCTCATGATTATGGGTTAATCGCAGTGGCAAGTATCGCTTAGCTTTCTTCTTGGCTACCTCCGACTTATTCCGAGGCTGCTTGGGTGCTTTGTTGGCTCACCAAGCTTTCGTCCCAaggtgcatgcttctctgccataGCCAAATATTCTCCTATGATCAATTCTCCAAGTAATGGGTAGTCTACAGGGAGTCCGTTATGAAAGGTTGCAATAGCTATCGAGTCACTGCATCATACAATTTTTGCCTTCTCCGCCTTGAACCTCATTAAGTAGTCGCGAAACGTCTCATTCAAACCATTTTTTTGTTGAACAGGTGGTTAGACTTTTTCTTGATTGAACGGTAGGAGGAGTGTTCCTTAGTGAAGACCAAAAAAAACTCATCGAAACTCTGGCTGGATCGTGGTGGCAGGATGTGAAACCAATCCTGCACCTCACCTTGTAAGGTgatggcgaatatcttgcacatgagggCTTCATTGATCTGGTAAAGGATCACTACGATGAGGTAGTGCTTTAGGTGACTTTACTGGTCTTCATCTCCATTCAAAAAagtgaaatgtggcatgttgAACTTGCGTGTAGGCTCCGTCTGCTTGATCTCGTCTGTGAAATGTGACTTACTTATGTGGGCTACATATTTTTGaagtgcctcatcaatggtTTTGATGTGC
This is a stretch of genomic DNA from Malus domestica chromosome 02, GDT2T_hap1. It encodes these proteins:
- the LOC103408828 gene encoding cationic amino acid transporter 7, chloroplastic-like isoform X2; the encoded protein is MEISAPVPHGPSSSFSSPRAYLRALADTPTRLARRASSVSTSYDEMSAVRARSGPHMQKTLRWFDLVGLGLGGMVGAGVFVTTGRASRLYAGPAIVISYAIAGFCALLSAFCYTEFAVDMPVAGGAFSYLRVTFGANLVMDYVMSNAAVARGFTAYMGSAIGVPAAKWRFTVSGLPNGFDQIDFVAVVVVLTITLIICYSTKESSVLNMVLTAVHIIFIAFVIVAGFCKGDWNNFTHPADPAQPSGFFPYGVSGVFNGASMVYLSYIGYDAVSTMAEEVKNPVKDIPIGVSGSVLLVTVLYCLMAASMSKLLPYDAIDPEAPFSAAFRGKWESNVIGVGASFGILTSLLVSMLGQARYMCVIGRSRVVPAWFARVHPKTSTPVNASAFLGILTAAIALFTDLNVLLNLVSIGTLFVFYMVANAVIFRRYVVVGTTNPRPTLSFLCSLSLTSIIFVFIWHFAPPGKLKAFMLVVTAAIAVSMLQIFHYQVPQVRKPEYWGVPLMPWMPSISIFLNIFLLGSMDKPSYVRFGVFSGVTVLVYVFYSVHASFDAEGSGLLSQKNGEFHKESAQERNDPSLGV
- the LOC103408828 gene encoding cationic amino acid transporter 7, chloroplastic-like isoform X1; this encodes MEISAPVPHGPSSSFSSPRAYLRALADTPTRLARRASSVSTSYDEMSAVRARSGPHMQKTLRWFDLVGLGLGGMVGAGVFVTTGRASRLYAGPAIVISYAIAGFCALLSAFCYTEFAVDMPVAGGAFSYLRVTFGEFAAFLTGANLVMDYVMSNAAVARGFTAYMGSAIGVPAAKWRFTVSGLPNGFDQIDFVAVVVVLTITLIICYSTKESSVLNMVLTAVHIIFIAFVIVAGFCKGDWNNFTHPADPAQPSGFFPYGVSGVFNGASMVYLSYIGYDAVSTMAEEVKNPVKDIPIGVSGSVLLVTVLYCLMAASMSKLLPYDAIDPEAPFSAAFRGKWESNVIGVGASFGILTSLLVSMLGQARYMCVIGRSRVVPAWFARVHPKTSTPVNASAFLGILTAAIALFTDLNVLLNLVSIGTLFVFYMVANAVIFRRYVVVGTTNPRPTLSFLCSLSLTSIIFVFIWHFAPPGKLKAFMLVVTAAIAVSMLQIFHYQVPQVRKPEYWGVPLMPWMPSISIFLNIFLLGSMDKPSYVRFGVFSGVTVLVYVFYSVHASFDAEGSGLLSQKNGEFHKESAQERNDPSLGV
- the LOC103408828 gene encoding cationic amino acid transporter 7, chloroplastic-like isoform X3; the encoded protein is MEISAPVPHGPSSSFSSPRAYLRALADTPTRLARRASSVSTSYDEMSAVRARSGPHMQKTLRWFDLVGLGLGGMVGAGVFVTTGRASRLYAGPAIVISYAIAGFCALLSAFCYTEFAVDMPVAGGAFSYLRVTFGEFAAFLTGANLVMDYVMSNAAVARGFTAYMGSAIGVPAAKWRFTVSGLPNGFDQIDFVAVVVVLTITLIICYSTKESSVLNMVLTAVHIIFIAFVIVAGFCKGDWNNFTHPADPAQPSGFFPYGVSGVFNGASMVYLSYIGYDAVSTMAEEVKNPVKDIPIGVSGSVLLVTVLYCLMAASMSKLLPYDAIDPEAPFSAAFRGKWESNVIGVGASFGILTSLLVSMLGQARYMCVIGRSRVVPAWFARVHPKTSTPVNASAFLGGGFFRAFRTNSVVGSI